Below is a window of Mycolicibacterium rhodesiae NBB3 DNA.
TGGCGGGAATGACGCCGTGACGAAGGACCGCGAAGCGCAGCACTGTGATGCCGATCTCGCGCGTCAAGATCACCACGGTCACCCACCACGGCAGCTCGCCGAGCATTGACAGGCCGATCAGGGCCGCGCCGATGAGGGCCTTGTCGGCGATCGGATCGATGAGCGTGCCGAATTCGGTGACCATTCCGTAGCTGCGCGCCAGCGCGCCGTCGAACCGATCGGTGATCACCGCGACGGTGAACACGATGAATGCGGCTATCCGCCAGAACGTTTCGTGGCCATCACCGACGAAGAGGACGACCAGGAAAACCGGCACCAATACCAGGCGCACACCGGTGAGCGCGTTGGCGATGTTCGCCACCCGGACAGGCGGAACAACTGGATCCGTCGTGGGTTCGCCTGGCACCGCAACAGAATATCGGTTGCTCGCACCGATACTCTCCACGTGTGAGCGCAGATCCCGAACGGGTCCTCATTCGACGCGCCAGGACATCGGATGTGCCCGCCATGAAGGCTCTGGTCGACATCTACTCCGGCAAGATTCTTCTCGAGA
It encodes the following:
- the pgsA gene encoding CDP-diacylglycerol--glycerol-3-phosphate 3-phosphatidyltransferase is translated as MPGEPTTDPVVPPVRVANIANALTGVRLVLVPVFLVVLFVGDGHETFWRIAAFIVFTVAVITDRFDGALARSYGMVTEFGTLIDPIADKALIGAALIGLSMLGELPWWVTVVILTREIGITVLRFAVLRHGVIPASRGGKLKTLVQGVAIGLFILPLSGPWLVGAWVVMAAAVFLTVVTGVDYVISAIRDSRARPAAD